The Sphingobacteriaceae bacterium region TCCACCGGCTGAACAGGCTGCACCGGCAGCATGCCGGCGCCCCCCGGTCTCCCCGGAAATCCCTCCTGGGCCGGCGGCACCACGGGAGCCGGCGGGCCGGCGGGCTCCGGCGATCCCGACGGGTCCAGGGGGCCGGCGCCCTGCCGGTCGGGGGCATCCCCCAGGACCAGCCCCAGGTGCACCGCCGCCACCGGCGGCACCTGGCCCGGAGGAGCGGGAGCCAGGGTGATGCGGGCGGCGGCGGCCGCCACCCCGTCCACCGTGCGGGCCAGGCGGACCACCTCCCGCTCCAGCCGCTGGGCGAACACTTCCCGGGCCAGTTCCGGGGCGCCCACAGCCCCGGGCTGGGCAGGCGGCCCGGCTTCCTCCTGCAATGCTTGGTCCACCAGCCCGCCGGGATCCCACACCAGGGGGCCCCCCAGCAGGGAGACCATGGGCTGGAGAAGGGCCCCCAGGAGCAGTACCCCCAGGAACAAATCCACGTAGCGCCCCAGGGCACCCTGGGGGATCAGCATCTCCACCAGGCCCACCACCACCAGCAGGATGATGATGGGCCGCAGCCAGGCCAGGAGAGGCGCCATGCCGCCCGTCACCGGAGCATCACCGTCAGGTTGCCGGTCCCCACCACCACCGTGACGGCCAGGAAGAACATGATGACCACGGCAGCGGCGGCCAGGCCCATGAGCATCATCCCGTGGGCCATGGCCTGAAGGGTGCCCGCCAGGGAGCCGGTGCCCAGGGGCTGGACCAGCGCCCCCGCCAGGCGGAAGACCAGGATCAGCCCCACCAGGCGGGCCAGGGGCAAAAAGGCGAACAGGATGATGCCGGCGGCCCCCAGGATGCCCAGGGCGTTCTTGAGCAACAGGGAAGATCCGATGACCAGTTCCAGGGCGTCGGCGAACATGCCCCCCAGGACGGGCACGAAGGTCCCGGTGGCGAACTTGGCCGTCCGCAGGGCAACCCCGTCGGCCACGGCCCCGGCCGCCCCGTGGACCGAG contains the following coding sequences:
- a CDS encoding stage III sporulation protein AF, giving the protein MTGGMAPLLAWLRPIIILLVVVGLVEMLIPQGALGRYVDLFLGVLLLGALLQPMVSLLGGPLVWDPGGLVDQALQEEAGPPAQPGAVGAPELAREVFAQRLEREVVRLARTVDGVAAAAARITLAPAPPGQVPPVAAVHLGLVLGDAPDRQGAGPLDPSGSPEPAGPPAPVVPPAQEGFPGRPGGAGMLPVQPVQPVEPIAPIGAAGLGDGLGAPGPGEVPAPPSPAGQGAAGPWRPGAPEPQATAVLALLRHHFDFPPELVTLYWRPAAGEGRESLDDYTPGEQSPGTAAP